In the genome of Sinobacterium caligoides, one region contains:
- a CDS encoding DUF4573 domain-containing protein: MANVYRLIASLMLAGVVSACGGGGGEGKSEVDEIEEGEGVASRSSLVFIESPVAEYQQEIVQRSALKAANVNPLEPSSPYHYMLGSRLMLRSGVQSDADTTDLLADYFHGAAYDVKDLSLSADGAQLLFSAHGPSDSPTDNSWNIYLYDFATHAIRRIIADDKTANAFEDTSPVFAHDGSILFSSNRAAGNPARVEREQQLILEEDCIQVGPSESPSLIHQMTAQGTDIVQLTFGVNHDTQLTTIGTDKVAFLRWSRSYQLLSYCEDENMLADLESVQRSVQAVNLDKPQSWGDLEKCAYTQQTEVGPALATNHYTLLQMTDDGSQLEQLYERVSLEDSEAAFIDITDLVQLENGRLAALIKHRDNPFLGGDLIELFAPQHPDDSSIYSSLSPRSISGGKSLLYPQQVSQAGWYSAAAPYWDDSGRLVVSWAQCLQSDGEVSAFCDDATAAQQAEGRYGLWVYNPEEDSRLPIVQPQQQVVYSEVRMARAKPALDFPYTVYSPHYSNEGGSNGVICNDPHQPVKPDPINPVDPIGPVDPVDPVDPVDPVDPVDPVDPVDPVDPVDPVDPVDPVDPVDPVDPVDPVDPVDPVDPVDPVDPVAPVDPVDPVDPVDPVDPVDPVDPVDPVDPVDPVDPVDPVDPVDPVDPVDPVDPVDPVDPVDPVDPVDPVDPVDPVDPVDPVDPVDPVDPVDPVDPVDPVDPVDPVDPVDPVDPVDPVDPVDPVDPVDPVDPVDPVDPVDPVDPVDPVDPVDPVDPVDPVDPVDPVDPVDPVDPIDGDYGAVHILSIYDLDGVDQTLSRGGIATLAATPNMDDRQRRFVRVTTPGDEPELIGYSQIEPDGSAMFRVPADTAFSFQFVNVDMKEAKLKPGDELSYLQRHPGVLRVEKGESMRCHGCHEEGSDNPHGTINEVVSANLGAPAKLTAFAGTNGIILPQLVGDTQAKARAAHDGGAKAVTIDIDYRDRWSEPNNEGMPLSYVYTDLNTPIPVSRKCAKNWREDCVADINYIDHIQPLWEVPGRTSDGFSCVSCHDNGGSTGLDLSSNVTGSLNGAYTALFEIRSSYRFLGGEFEQVGGSSCRRIIESPFVTAPSEDCFSCYDYYLMSQRGAIESANFFEMFDNDPFDDAWFFKPVDLDAKVDHRHMLSPVERKLIAEWLDSGSVKH; the protein is encoded by the coding sequence ATGGCTAATGTATATAGGCTAATTGCATCATTGATGTTAGCAGGGGTTGTTAGTGCTTGTGGCGGTGGCGGCGGCGAAGGTAAAAGTGAAGTTGATGAGATTGAGGAGGGTGAGGGGGTTGCTAGCCGCTCTTCACTTGTCTTTATCGAGAGTCCAGTAGCCGAGTATCAGCAAGAAATTGTGCAGCGCTCGGCATTGAAGGCTGCAAACGTTAATCCACTAGAGCCCAGCTCACCTTATCACTACATGCTCGGCAGCCGTTTGATGTTGCGTTCGGGGGTGCAGTCTGACGCCGATACGACGGATTTGCTGGCGGATTATTTTCACGGTGCAGCCTACGATGTCAAAGACCTCAGCTTGTCCGCCGATGGTGCTCAGCTACTATTTTCTGCGCATGGCCCGAGTGACTCGCCAACAGATAATAGTTGGAATATCTATCTCTATGACTTTGCTACTCATGCCATACGTCGGATCATTGCCGACGATAAAACGGCTAATGCTTTCGAGGATACCAGCCCAGTGTTTGCGCATGATGGCTCTATTCTTTTCTCCTCTAATCGTGCTGCCGGCAACCCGGCGCGGGTTGAGAGAGAGCAGCAACTGATACTTGAGGAGGACTGCATACAGGTAGGGCCAAGTGAATCACCCTCGCTGATTCATCAGATGACGGCGCAGGGGACGGATATCGTCCAGCTCACTTTTGGCGTTAATCATGACACACAGTTGACGACGATCGGTACTGATAAGGTAGCCTTTTTGCGCTGGTCAAGAAGCTATCAGCTGCTGTCATACTGTGAAGATGAAAATATGCTGGCTGACCTAGAGTCTGTGCAGCGTAGTGTGCAAGCCGTGAACCTGGACAAGCCACAGTCCTGGGGAGACCTAGAAAAGTGTGCCTATACTCAGCAAACAGAAGTCGGCCCAGCGCTGGCAACGAATCATTACACGCTGTTGCAAATGACTGACGATGGCAGTCAGTTAGAACAGCTCTATGAGCGGGTGTCGTTAGAGGATTCCGAGGCCGCTTTTATTGATATTACCGACTTAGTGCAGCTAGAGAATGGCCGCCTTGCGGCGTTGATCAAGCATCGGGATAACCCTTTTCTCGGTGGCGATTTGATCGAGTTGTTTGCTCCGCAGCATCCTGATGATAGCAGTATCTACTCCAGCCTTTCTCCGCGTTCTATTTCAGGGGGGAAGTCGTTGTTGTATCCCCAGCAAGTTTCTCAGGCAGGCTGGTACAGTGCGGCGGCACCGTATTGGGATGACTCAGGCCGTCTTGTGGTCTCTTGGGCACAGTGCCTGCAGTCTGACGGCGAGGTGAGTGCTTTTTGTGATGATGCTACAGCTGCACAGCAAGCGGAGGGGCGTTATGGACTCTGGGTTTATAACCCGGAGGAAGACAGTCGCTTGCCAATCGTGCAGCCACAGCAACAAGTGGTCTACTCCGAGGTGCGTATGGCACGCGCTAAACCGGCCCTCGATTTTCCCTACACGGTATACAGTCCTCACTATAGTAATGAGGGCGGCAGCAATGGTGTGATCTGTAATGATCCGCACCAACCTGTGAAGCCTGACCCGATAAACCCAGTTGATCCTATCGGTCCTGTAGACCCTGTAGATCCGGTTGACCCCGTCGATCCTGTAGATCCTGTAGATCCTGTAGATCCCGTCGATCCTGTGGATCCCGTCGATCCGGTTGATCCTGTCGATCCGGTTGATCCAGTTGACCCAGTTGACCCAGTTGACCCAGTTGATCCTGTCGACCCAGTTGACCCAGTTGACCCAGTTGACCCAGTTGCCCCAGTTGATCCTGTAGATCCTGTCGACCCAGTTGACCCAGTTGACCCAGTTGACCCAGTTGATCCTGTAGATCCTGTCGACCCAGTTGACCCAGTTGACCCAGTTGACCCAGTTGACCCAGTTGATCCTGTCGACCCAGTTGACCCAGTTGACCCAGTTGACCCAGTTGACCCAGTTGATCCTGTCGATCCCGTTGACCCAGTTGATCCTGTAGATCCTGTCGACCCTGTCGATCCTGTAGATCCTGTAGATCCTGTCGATCCTGTAGATCCTGTAGATCCTGTCGACCCTGTAGATCCTGTCGATCCTGTAGATCCTGTAGATCCTGTAGATCCTGTCGACCCTGTCGACCCTGTCGATCCTGTTGATCCTGTTGACCCAGTCGACCCCGTTGACCCCGTTGACCCCGTTGACCCCGTTGATCCCGTCGATCCTGTTGATCCTGTTGATCCCGTCGATCCCGTCGATCCTGTTGATCCCGTTGATCCCGTTGATCCCGTCGATCCGGTTGACCCGATAGACGGTGATTACGGTGCCGTTCATATCCTCAGTATTTATGATTTAGACGGCGTCGATCAAACGCTCAGTCGTGGAGGCATCGCCACATTGGCAGCCACACCGAATATGGATGATCGCCAGCGCCGTTTTGTGCGGGTGACTACACCGGGGGATGAGCCTGAGCTGATCGGTTATAGCCAGATTGAGCCCGATGGCTCGGCGATGTTCCGAGTGCCAGCGGATACGGCGTTCAGCTTTCAGTTTGTCAATGTTGATATGAAAGAGGCGAAACTTAAGCCGGGCGATGAGCTGAGTTACCTACAGCGGCATCCCGGTGTGTTGCGCGTAGAGAAAGGCGAATCGATGCGGTGCCATGGCTGCCATGAAGAGGGGAGTGATAACCCACATGGCACTATTAATGAGGTGGTATCGGCAAACCTTGGCGCACCGGCGAAACTGACAGCGTTTGCAGGCACCAACGGTATTATTCTGCCTCAGCTAGTCGGAGACACACAGGCTAAGGCGCGAGCTGCCCATGACGGCGGCGCCAAAGCGGTGACGATCGACATCGATTATCGCGACCGTTGGAGTGAACCTAACAACGAGGGAATGCCGCTGAGTTATGTTTATACTGACTTGAATACACCGATACCGGTGAGCCGGAAGTGTGCAAAAAATTGGCGGGAGGACTGTGTCGCCGATATTAATTATATCGATCATATCCAACCATTGTGGGAGGTGCCGGGGCGCACCAGTGATGGCTTTAGCTGTGTGAGTTGCCATGATAATGGTGGCTCAACAGGGCTCGATTTATCGAGCAATGTTACAGGCAGTCTCAACGGCGCCTATACTGCGCTGTTTGAAATTCGTAGCAGCTATCGCTTTTTAGGTGGTGAGTTTGAGCAAGTGGGAGGAAGTAGCTGCCGGCGAATTATTGAATCACCTTTTGTTACTGCGCCCTCAGAGGATTGCTTTAGTTGTTACGATTACTACTTGATGAGCCAGCGTGGGGCCATCGAGTCGGCGAACTTCTTCGAGATGTTTGATAATGACCCCTTCGATGATGCATGGTTCTTTAAACCTGTCGATCTTGACGCAAAGGTGGATCATCGGCATATGTTGAGCCCCGTTGAGCGCAAGCTTATTGCCGAGTGGCTCGATAGCGGCTCAGTAAAGCACTAA
- a CDS encoding alkaline phosphatase family protein, translated as MVINNSTLPLIVAGPIVRHVDSRQLNFWLVTTSRCPVVLCLFNRNHELIVERSLDEDEHRQVAIGHHAFVNLLSINFQSPLPEGELIYYDLRLVKEEGEVSVVDEVEGLLYADESLPSLVINRKLDKLLHGSCRKPHFDSADGLCQVDKLLATEAFTAEQRPSLLMMSGDQIYADDVAGPVLVAIHQVIELLGLFDENLQGALVDDSQSLYQSPFCYYHREQLLPHDRAGEAIYDKLFAASKKPIFTSDDAGNHLVTLAEVMAMYLLVWSPTLWRQVSLSMPSIAEPVLVQKYSAERRVVEDFVAGLASVRRAMAHLPVYMIFDDHDITDDWNLTRGWEETAYGNAFSKRILGNALIGYFLCQGWGNAPDKLKSLGSKVEEHFSVLGCDSQDDLIDQLLDWDQWHYSLATTPKLVVLDTRTQRWRSESRANKPSGLMDWESLSELQQELIDQPSVIMVSPAPIYGVKVIETIQRIFTFFGKPLLVDAENWMAHSGTANVMLNIFRHYRTPPNFIILSGDVHYSFVYEVTHRFRRNSSKIFQITCSGIKNQFPSKLLHCLAELNRYLYGRYSPLNWLTKRRRMRIKARRVDQQDTARLYNASGIGLLELNDAGEPEQTLLLCADGKRVHFR; from the coding sequence TTGGTCATAAATAACTCGACGCTTCCACTGATTGTTGCTGGCCCCATTGTCCGCCATGTTGACTCCCGTCAGCTTAACTTCTGGTTGGTGACGACAAGCCGATGTCCGGTCGTGCTGTGTTTGTTTAATCGTAATCATGAATTGATTGTCGAACGTTCTCTCGACGAAGATGAGCATCGGCAAGTAGCGATTGGTCACCATGCTTTTGTCAATCTACTCTCGATAAACTTTCAATCGCCGCTACCTGAGGGGGAGTTAATCTACTATGACCTACGGCTAGTAAAAGAGGAAGGCGAGGTATCGGTCGTCGATGAAGTGGAGGGGTTATTGTACGCGGATGAGTCACTGCCGAGCCTGGTGATTAACCGCAAGTTGGATAAGCTGTTACACGGTTCTTGCCGCAAGCCGCATTTTGATAGTGCCGATGGGCTTTGTCAGGTTGATAAACTGCTGGCGACAGAGGCTTTTACCGCTGAGCAACGTCCGTCGCTGTTGATGATGTCGGGTGATCAGATCTATGCTGACGATGTAGCGGGACCGGTGTTGGTGGCTATCCATCAGGTCATCGAGCTACTTGGGTTATTTGATGAAAACTTGCAAGGCGCCCTGGTTGATGACAGTCAGTCGTTATATCAGAGCCCCTTTTGTTACTACCATCGTGAACAGTTGTTGCCGCACGATAGGGCTGGCGAGGCGATTTATGACAAGCTTTTTGCCGCCAGCAAAAAGCCAATCTTTACCAGTGATGATGCAGGAAATCATCTGGTTACACTGGCCGAGGTGATGGCGATGTACCTGTTGGTCTGGTCACCAACACTATGGCGGCAGGTATCGCTGTCGATGCCATCGATAGCAGAACCGGTATTAGTACAAAAGTATTCGGCCGAGCGCCGGGTTGTTGAGGACTTTGTGGCAGGACTTGCCTCGGTACGCCGCGCGATGGCGCATCTGCCCGTGTATATGATCTTTGATGACCATGATATTACCGACGATTGGAATTTAACCCGTGGTTGGGAGGAAACCGCTTATGGCAATGCATTTTCTAAGCGGATCTTGGGTAATGCGTTAATTGGTTACTTCCTTTGCCAGGGCTGGGGCAACGCGCCTGATAAGCTGAAATCGTTGGGTAGTAAGGTCGAGGAGCATTTTAGCGTGCTCGGCTGTGACAGCCAGGATGATCTCATTGACCAGCTGTTGGATTGGGATCAGTGGCATTATAGTTTAGCGACCACGCCCAAGTTGGTGGTGCTCGATACGCGTACGCAGCGCTGGCGCTCCGAGAGCAGGGCGAACAAGCCCTCAGGCTTAATGGACTGGGAGTCACTGAGTGAGTTACAGCAGGAGTTGATCGACCAGCCCAGCGTTATCATGGTTTCACCGGCACCGATTTATGGGGTGAAGGTGATCGAGACGATACAGCGTATTTTCACCTTCTTTGGTAAACCGTTGTTAGTGGATGCGGAAAACTGGATGGCGCATTCAGGTACCGCGAATGTGATGTTGAATATTTTCCGTCACTATAGAACACCGCCTAATTTTATTATTCTTTCTGGTGATGTGCATTACTCCTTTGTCTACGAAGTGACGCATCGATTTAGACGCAATAGCTCAAAGATATTTCAGATAACCTGTAGCGGAATTAAAAACCAATTTCCGAGTAAGCTATTGCACTGTTTGGCGGAATTGAACCGCTATCTTTATGGCCGTTATTCGCCCTTGAATTGGCTGACCAAGCGTCGGCGAATGCGTATTAAAGCGCGTCGCGTCGATCAGCAGGATACAGCAAGGTTGTATAATGCTAGCGGCATCGGCCTATTGGAACTGAACGATGCTGGAGAGCCCGAGCAGACGCTGCTGCTCTGCGCCGATGGCAAACGGGTTCATTTTCGGTAA
- a CDS encoding MotA/TolQ/ExbB proton channel family protein, translating into MDVYSTVVKFFQDGGFFIYPIGLVLVIGLVISVERWMYLALQKRRNVNAFDNFLPLLRTNDLEKMQLFARDNNVPVTRIIGCGLDMMKVSKQRGDIENAMSEGILEAIPNLEKRTGYLSVLANIATLLGLLGTIVGLIAAFTAVASADPSEKSALLSLSISVAMNTTAFGLIAAIPLLVLHAVLQNRANAIVTGIEMSAIKFLNVMTLNRAIEAGLARSADDELLAGS; encoded by the coding sequence ATGGATGTTTACAGCACAGTCGTTAAGTTTTTCCAAGATGGTGGTTTTTTTATCTACCCAATTGGCCTTGTACTCGTTATTGGCTTAGTTATTAGTGTTGAGCGCTGGATGTATCTTGCGCTGCAGAAAAGAAGAAATGTGAATGCTTTCGATAATTTTTTACCGCTGCTAAGAACCAACGACCTAGAGAAGATGCAGCTCTTTGCTCGCGATAATAATGTGCCGGTAACGCGTATCATTGGTTGCGGCCTCGACATGATGAAAGTGTCAAAGCAGCGTGGCGATATTGAAAACGCAATGAGTGAAGGTATTTTAGAGGCGATCCCTAACCTGGAAAAACGTACGGGTTACCTTTCTGTGTTGGCGAATATCGCGACACTATTAGGCTTGCTGGGTACTATCGTTGGACTGATTGCCGCTTTTACCGCGGTGGCGAGTGCCGATCCATCAGAGAAGTCGGCACTGTTATCACTCTCAATCTCGGTGGCAATGAATACGACCGCCTTTGGTTTGATTGCGGCAATTCCACTGCTGGTCTTGCATGCAGTGTTGCAAAATCGTGCTAACGCGATTGTGACTGGTATTGAAATGTCTGCCATCAAGTTTTTAAACGTAATGACGTTGAACCGCGCGATTGAAGCGGGTCTGGCTCGTTCAGCAGATGATGAACTGCTGGCAGGAAGTTAA
- a CDS encoding glycoside hydrolase family 2 TIM barrel-domain containing protein encodes MKITVNYCWAVCLTLLCTLILAGCDSDPKALSADSSLLQDTVADCSVVDDVVNDENPLFTPLNLQPIKPAEALLVNITNRKTVSLNGSWRYIIDQLAVGDASPLLYGGVGENRQAAKNELLEYQFSDRYRLQVPGDWNTQQEALFWYRGVVWYQREFDYQPPADKRVHLYFGAVNFSADVYLNGRLLVRHRGGFTPFNTDISDYLLSGRNTLVVKVDSMSGPSEVPTEYNDWMNYGGITRDVLLVETEKTYISNYKLQLASNDSSMIEGWLQLAGDSVANKEVVLNIAEAEIEQTVRTNKNGYAAFRFKAAVDFWSPKSPRLYDIRWRYGAEKVLHDQIGFRSIKTQGEDILLNGQSIFLYGISNHEESLLHPGRANSQADADAVIKRVQQLNANFLRLAHYPHNEYIVRAADKAGIMLWSELPVYHNIDFANPCTLASAKRQYREMIDRDQNRAAIIMWSLGNETPESEARNRFFFDMAKHVRSLDDTRLLTAALLGFGAMEDIGRYLAKLIAAQRSSLLGMLIDPEPVVIEVTDPLGEVVDVLGYNEYLGWYPSGPMAEAMRENGLEVSEAELRALMLESMEKFSIVTPFNKPLLISEFGAGAKPGLHSKEGEVWSEEYQSKVYVQQLKMLANSSALRGLSPWVLKDFRAPYRLNTDTQDYWNRKGLLSEDGREKQAFQLLADYYRQHAENYQIQ; translated from the coding sequence ATGAAGATAACAGTGAATTACTGCTGGGCAGTGTGCCTAACGCTGCTCTGCACATTAATTTTGGCCGGCTGTGATAGTGATCCGAAAGCCCTTTCGGCCGACTCATCATTACTGCAGGATACGGTGGCTGATTGCTCCGTGGTCGATGATGTTGTCAACGATGAAAACCCACTGTTTACACCGCTGAACCTGCAGCCGATTAAGCCTGCGGAAGCTTTGCTGGTGAATATCACCAACCGAAAAACAGTATCGTTAAATGGATCTTGGCGCTATATCATCGATCAGCTTGCCGTTGGCGATGCTAGTCCATTACTGTACGGAGGTGTCGGTGAAAACCGTCAGGCGGCGAAGAATGAGTTGTTAGAATACCAGTTTAGTGACCGTTATCGTTTACAAGTTCCCGGTGACTGGAATACCCAGCAAGAGGCGTTATTTTGGTACCGAGGTGTTGTTTGGTATCAGCGAGAGTTTGATTACCAGCCGCCGGCCGACAAGCGTGTCCACCTCTATTTTGGTGCGGTGAACTTCTCTGCCGATGTGTATCTCAACGGTCGCTTATTAGTGCGTCACCGTGGCGGTTTCACCCCTTTTAATACCGATATCAGCGATTACTTATTGAGTGGTCGTAATACGCTCGTGGTTAAAGTCGATAGTATGAGTGGGCCGAGTGAGGTACCGACGGAATATAATGATTGGATGAACTACGGAGGCATCACGCGTGACGTCTTATTGGTCGAGACAGAAAAGACTTATATAAGTAATTATAAATTACAGTTGGCATCGAACGACTCCTCGATGATCGAAGGCTGGCTGCAGTTGGCGGGTGATAGCGTAGCTAATAAAGAGGTGGTGTTAAATATCGCAGAGGCGGAAATTGAGCAAACTGTACGTACCAACAAAAACGGTTATGCCGCCTTCCGTTTTAAGGCAGCAGTCGATTTTTGGTCACCCAAGTCGCCGCGGTTATATGATATACGGTGGCGGTATGGCGCAGAAAAAGTGCTACATGATCAAATTGGATTTCGCAGTATAAAGACGCAAGGGGAAGATATTTTGCTGAATGGGCAGTCAATCTTTCTCTATGGTATATCGAACCATGAAGAGTCCCTGCTGCATCCGGGGCGCGCTAATAGTCAGGCTGATGCCGATGCCGTGATCAAGAGAGTGCAGCAGCTTAACGCTAACTTTCTTCGTCTGGCGCACTATCCGCACAATGAATATATTGTTCGGGCCGCCGATAAGGCGGGCATTATGCTCTGGTCTGAGCTGCCGGTGTACCACAATATCGACTTTGCCAACCCCTGTACCTTAGCCAGTGCCAAGCGGCAGTATCGCGAGATGATCGACAGAGACCAAAATAGAGCGGCGATCATCATGTGGAGCCTGGGTAATGAGACGCCAGAAAGCGAGGCGAGAAACCGCTTTTTTTTCGACATGGCGAAGCATGTTAGATCACTTGATGACACGCGTTTACTGACGGCGGCATTGTTAGGTTTTGGTGCGATGGAGGATATAGGACGTTACTTGGCAAAGTTGATTGCCGCGCAACGCAGTTCACTATTGGGTATGTTGATCGACCCTGAGCCTGTTGTTATTGAAGTAACCGATCCGTTGGGTGAGGTTGTCGACGTATTGGGTTATAACGAATACCTTGGTTGGTATCCCTCAGGGCCGATGGCGGAGGCGATGAGGGAGAATGGTCTCGAGGTCAGTGAGGCTGAACTGAGGGCGTTAATGCTTGAGAGTATGGAAAAGTTTTCGATAGTAACGCCTTTTAATAAGCCTCTTTTAATCAGTGAGTTTGGCGCCGGTGCAAAGCCAGGCTTGCACAGTAAGGAGGGTGAGGTTTGGAGCGAGGAGTATCAATCTAAGGTGTATGTTCAGCAGTTGAAAATGTTAGCGAATAGCTCGGCCTTGAGAGGTCTCTCACCCTGGGTATTAAAAGATTTTCGAGCCCCTTATCGCTTGAATACTGATACACAAGACTATTGGAACAGAAAAGGCTTGCTCTCAGAAGATGGCCGCGAGAAACAAGCTTTTCAATTGCTGGCAGACTATTACCGCCAGCATGCTGAAAATTACCAAATACAATGA
- a CDS encoding biopolymer transporter ExbD translates to MALMRRAKKVDEAELDITSFMNLMIVLVPVLLLSLTFTKVTVHDIQLPELTGGMSSSERAQSQLEVEVDGEGFKVYYPGNTLIKAVPLQHLEAGESYDYAMLSSILQGMKLQLQERRDVIIKSSPSVSYQTLVSTMDTVKSYKTVLSASLVEVELFPEISLANL, encoded by the coding sequence ATGGCCTTAATGCGTAGAGCGAAAAAGGTGGATGAGGCGGAGCTTGATATCACCTCCTTCATGAACCTAATGATTGTCTTGGTTCCCGTGTTATTGCTTAGCCTGACTTTCACCAAGGTGACGGTGCATGATATTCAGTTGCCGGAACTAACCGGCGGCATGTCCAGCAGCGAGCGCGCACAGTCACAGCTTGAGGTTGAGGTTGATGGAGAAGGCTTTAAAGTCTACTACCCGGGTAATACCTTAATTAAAGCGGTACCGTTACAACATTTGGAAGCCGGTGAGAGTTATGATTACGCAATGCTGTCAAGTATTTTGCAGGGGATGAAACTTCAGTTGCAAGAGCGTCGAGATGTCATTATTAAATCATCGCCCAGCGTCAGTTATCAGACCTTAGTGAGCACGATGGATACCGTAAAGTCTTATAAAACTGTGCTGTCAGCAAGTTTGGTAGAGGTTGAGTTGTTTCCAGAGATATCACTGGCCAATTTGTAG
- a CDS encoding AgmX/PglI C-terminal domain-containing protein, which produces MSIAIEQDFSRAFCLDLSLAWHDDRQQEERFQRLLKRFIAPLLIFFLALPWLPVFENEEVDSVDEVVKTQLILEPIEEVQPPPPPPPPKPKVRTKQSQGKQKAASQQSSTQSLAALSNQLNALRGGIDMKKMQNKNLAINTQGQAAYSERSSLGSDSAIQRSGGIVVDAAAMSDDGTGLAVYNPQAVEGLASAGNSTAQKRGHSSFQAGKRDMESIRRTFEHRKASVYALYTEALRRFPELNGKFTFKLVIEPDGSISRLKLVSSELGMAELEKKILAKIASIHFGAADVSATPVQYKFVFLPS; this is translated from the coding sequence ATGAGTATTGCTATAGAACAGGATTTTTCACGTGCCTTTTGCTTGGATCTTTCCCTTGCATGGCATGATGACCGTCAACAGGAGGAGCGTTTTCAGCGGTTATTGAAGCGCTTTATTGCCCCTTTACTCATTTTCTTCCTTGCGTTGCCGTGGCTACCTGTGTTTGAAAATGAGGAGGTAGATAGCGTTGATGAGGTGGTGAAAACGCAGTTGATTCTTGAACCCATTGAAGAGGTTCAGCCACCGCCGCCGCCTCCTCCACCGAAGCCCAAGGTGAGGACGAAACAGAGCCAGGGCAAGCAGAAGGCTGCCTCTCAGCAGAGTAGTACTCAGTCACTGGCGGCACTCAGTAATCAGCTGAATGCGTTGCGTGGCGGCATAGATATGAAGAAAATGCAGAATAAAAATCTCGCTATAAATACCCAGGGCCAAGCAGCTTATAGTGAACGTTCGAGCTTAGGGAGTGATAGTGCCATTCAGCGTAGCGGTGGCATTGTGGTTGATGCAGCTGCTATGTCAGATGATGGGACAGGACTCGCCGTCTATAACCCGCAAGCCGTAGAAGGCTTGGCCAGCGCTGGTAATTCGACGGCACAAAAGCGAGGTCACTCATCGTTTCAGGCGGGTAAGCGTGATATGGAGAGTATCCGTCGTACTTTTGAGCATCGTAAAGCAAGTGTCTATGCGCTCTATACGGAGGCCTTGCGTCGCTTTCCAGAGCTAAACGGTAAGTTTACCTTTAAGTTAGTGATAGAGCCGGATGGCAGTATTTCAAGGTTAAAACTGGTGAGTAGTGAGCTGGGCATGGCAGAGTTAGAGAAAAAAATTCTCGCCAAGATTGCCAGTATTCACTTTGGTGCAGCCGACGTTTCGGCAACTCCGGTGCAATATAAGTTTGTTTTTCTTCCCAGCTAA
- a CDS encoding ExbD/TolR family protein, with the protein MSLITAREKRSYFDSKLNLVSLMDIFTILVFFLLLNSGESQNLEQAKFITLPDSSTNTDVHGDSIITISDRQILFGNEAVIDLDDVVADKHNTIEALSDVLKKHAEELGELAEEQRARGYDVTIMGDKSVPYALLKTVMTTCNQQNYRNISLAVNQVSAPVIASSGISTSVVGG; encoded by the coding sequence ATGTCACTTATCACAGCAAGAGAAAAAAGAAGTTATTTCGATAGTAAGTTAAATCTAGTGTCGTTGATGGATATCTTTACCATATTAGTGTTTTTCTTATTATTAAACAGTGGTGAGAGCCAGAATTTAGAGCAGGCAAAATTTATTACCTTGCCAGACTCTAGTACGAATACTGATGTTCACGGCGACAGCATTATTACTATCTCCGATCGGCAGATATTGTTTGGTAATGAAGCAGTGATAGATTTAGACGATGTTGTCGCGGATAAACACAATACCATCGAGGCCTTGTCAGACGTTTTGAAAAAGCATGCCGAGGAACTGGGTGAATTAGCCGAGGAGCAGCGAGCACGCGGTTATGATGTAACGATAATGGGGGATAAGTCGGTGCCCTATGCGTTATTAAAAACGGTCATGACAACGTGTAATCAGCAGAATTATCGTAATATTTCTCTGGCCGTGAATCAGGTGAGTGCGCCGGTGATAGCCTCATCGGGTATTTCAACGAGTGTGGTAGGGGGCTAG